The DNA sequence TGTAGGGGAAATCGGCCTCGGGCGGGATGACGGGGATGATGGAGCGTTCGGCCAATGCGCCGTGACCGACTTCGCGGCGGCCGGGGCCGCGCATGAAGCCGACTTCGCCCACGCTGAACGGGGGGAAGTTGTAGTGGAGCATCAGCTTCTTGGAGGTTTCCTGGAGGTTCAAGCTCTCCATGCGCTGTTCGTCTTCCTTGGTGCCGAGGGTGGTGTTGACCAATGCCTGGGTCTCACCGCGGGTGAAGAGCGCGGAACCGTGAACGCGGGGCAGGACGCCGACTTCGATGGAGATGTTGCGGATCTCGTCCATGGCGCGGCGGTCGGGCCGCTGGCGGAGTTCCAGCATCTCGTAGCGGAAGATCTTCTCGCGCAGGGTCTCAAAGCAGATCTTGGCTTCCGTCTTGTCCGCATCCTCGGTGAAGAGGGCAATGGCCTCGGCGGCAAGGTCGTGGACCTTCGAGTAGCTTTCGGTCTTGCCGTACTTCTTGGTATCGAGCGCGTCGGAGAGGCGATCCTTCACCAGGGCTTCGATCTTGGTGTAGACCTCGGCGTTACGAGCCGCAGGGGTGAAAACACGCTTGGTCTGGCCGCACTTCGCGACCAGTTCCTTGATGCCGGCGATGATCTTGCGGCAGCACTCGTGGCCGTATTCGATGGCGGCGAGGACTTCTTCTTCGGACGCTTCGGTGGCGCCGGCTTCGACCATGACGATGCCGGATTCAGTGCCGGCGACGACGATGTTGAGCTTGGCGGCCTTCTGCTGCTCGTAGGAGGGGTAGGGGATGAACTCGCCGTTCACGTTGGCGACGCGGAGGCCGGCCAGGACGTGCTCGAAGGGGATGTTGGAGATGGCGAGCGCGGCAGCGGCGCCCGTGATGGCCATCGTGGCTGGATCGGTATCGGGCGCGGCCGACAGAACCATGCCGATGACCTGGGTTTCGCAGGTGTAGCCTTCGGGGAATAGCGGGCGGATGGGACGATCGATCAGGCGGGAAGTGAGAATTTCACGGTCGCTGGGACGTCCCTCGCGTTTGAGGTAACCGCCGGGGATGCGCCCGGCTGCGTAGGTATACTCGCGGTAGTCGACCGTGAGAGGGAAGAAAGCCGCATTCGGCTTCGGTTCTGAATTGGAGCAAGCGGTGCAAAGCACCACGGTGTCACCGGACTTCACGACTACAGCGCCGTGAGCTTGCTTGGCGAGTTTCCCTGTTTCCAGGGTCAGGAGTCGACCACCCAGGTCGATTTCAACGGAATGTGTCATTACAATTCTCCCAGGGCTGCCGGCATCCAGGCCGGCGAGCCATTCGATTTTTGATTTGGTAGGAACTTGTGAGGGGGCGGGGCATCGACGCAGGTGGGACGAGGCGAATGCACAGAGGCCTTTCGGGCGAACTTATCCCATAGGGAAGCGTTCAACCGAAAGGCTCGTGCCATGTCGGGAAGGTCCGCAGTGCGGAGCCCCACCGGAGGGGCGGGGAGACCGCAGAAGGAGCCTGAAGTTAGCGGCGGATACCGAGGCTAAGGATCAATGCCTTATAGCGCTCAGGATTCCGGCTCTTCAGATAGTCCAACAATCGGCGGCGGCGGGCAACCATGATGAGCAGGCCGCGGCGGCTGTGGTGATCCTTCTTGTGGGTCTTAAAGTGCTCTGTAAGCAGCAGAATGTTCTGGCTCAGAAGAGCGATCTGCACTTCCGGCGACCCCGTATCCGTCTTGTGGACGCGATACTTGGTAATCGTATTTGTTTTGGCTTCAGCCGCCAGTGCCATTATTTAAAACACACTCCTCATGTTACGTTCGTTTTCTTTACCATTTCAGAGTAGCACAGTTCCGTGACTACTTCCGAGCGCAGGCCTCTTCGTAGCCTCGCGCGAGATGGTAGATGAGCAGATCGAAGAACCGGCCCAGCCGGTGTTCGAGCTCTTCTTCGGCGTAGAGATCCACGCTCGTCTGGACCAGCGCTTCGTCCCGTATGAAGTCGAGCGTGGCGTCCTTCATCAATTGTACAGTGCGCAGAGCCTGGCTGAGGGGGACCCCTTCCCGGTAGCGTTCGCGGCCGACTCTCTCATAGTGCAGGGCGAGTTCGTCCTCATGTTGGGCGGAGACGAGGTAGTTACCCAGATTGTGGAGCAGACGCCGGCAGGTTTCGGTGATCTCGGATTCCGGCAATTGGCTGATGTGGGAGAGTCCGTGGCTGGAGCGAAGCAGGCGAAGAAAGTGTCCACTGATCGCCTCCCAGTGGTCCTCAATTTGATGGATGAGTCTGGCGGATACCATAACGCAGCCTTTCTAGCGATTGGGTAGGCTGGTTCTGAAGTACGCCGGACGCGCAGCGGAGTCAAGGGGTTTGCCGCGGACCGGATTGTGTTCCGGCCCGCGGACAGAGACTACGCGCGCCGGTAGTTCGCCAGCATGAACGCTCGCCAGGTCCCATCGTCCTCTAGCACCTGGGAAGTCAGCGTCCGATGATCGTTGCTTACAAACCCCATGACGTCACGGTAGCGGGCAAGCTGGCTTTGGTCCTTCATGGCGGGCCCCTCGCTTTCGAGCGTCAGAGTATTCCCAGCGGCGTTCAACTCGCCGTCATAAATCCATAGATGGGTCATCATCGACCCGATCCAGGTGCCCACGAACCTTTTTGTCCGTGAGTCGAAGCCGAGCGTCATCACGGAGGTGGCGGGGCCACAGCCGGGCATATCGCCCTCTCCTTCGGCAACAGCCCAGAGCCCGCCTATGGACCGGACCACCTCGCTGCCCTTGGACTGCGCAGGCGGCTGGCCGGGCGCCATCGTTGCCTCAACCTCGTACTGCCATTCTCCGATAAGTTTGTGCAGCCACTCATGTTCCATCTGCGTCTTCATCGTCCCTCCCATGGTTCTCTCAGACGAACCCAATCATTGTGGCGGCGGCTACTTCGCCGGGAAATTCGGGTCGGCCTTCACTTCCAGGATCTGCCGTGTGTGCCGTTCACTGTGGGCGGAGGAGAAGAGCACCCATTGGTATGCATCCAGTGGTTGACCGATGGGTGAGTCCACTACATGGTCCCGCAGTCCCTCGGTGGACCTCAGAAATTCGGCCGTGCGGGCCCTGGCCTTCAGGAATTGATCCGTTGACTCGCGCGGAGACCAGCGTCCGGTTGGAGTGAGCGGGCCGGGCGCCTGCGCTTTGTGGGAGCGGTCGACAATCGCCGCGAGAACCAGCTTGTCGCCGGCCTTGATGTCTCGATCGGGTTTGCCCGCGGGCGCCTGCATGATCTTTTTGGTGATGGTCTCCAGGAAGAACCCTTCGCTGAGTGCGATATGCTCAAGCACTTCGCCAATGGACCACCGGTCTGGGCCTGCTTTGAACTTCAACTGGGCGTCGGACAGTCCTTTCGTCGCCTCAATCACGTCATGGCGGGTTCGTTCCAGCTGCGCCAGACCCGCCTGCCTGTCAGAATCGCTCAGATCGGCGCTGGCGGGAATGGCCGTCAGCGCGAGCGCTATCACCGCGGTACCTCGCAGCATCTGATGGGCGGAAGAGCTCCAAAGGCGGTGAGATTTCATGCCTGTTTCTCCTTGTGATTGAGTTCTTGAAGCGGGCCCACGGCGAGGAACGCGAGGGGCCTTGCATCGTTGAGGTCACCAGATCGTCGAACCGCGGTCAGCCAAATCGACAAGGAATCCGCCAGTGAGGCGGCAGTTTGCACATGCAACACGAGCGGGCCATGCTCCTCCGGGCTGGAAATGCGGCTGGAGTTCTGATTACCCTGAAGATCGTCCGTCCATCTGCCGATATCGCGAGGGTGAGGACCGCTCTTTTCACGCTGTTGCTGCTGCCGTTCCCCATTCAGGCAGCCTCGGTCAGCGACCTGCGGCTGGGCTCCTTGGCCAGTGAATCCGCCTGCTCCATCACCAAGTCGTCGACCCGGTTTAGTGCAGATTCCCAGCAGGCCTTCGTTCAGTTCAACGCCCGCGGGGTCCATGCCGGCGACCAGTTGCGCATCGACTGGGTGAATCCTGGCGGCTCCGTGTCGTCCTCAGTCCCCTACGAAGCGCTTCCGGCTGCTGCCAACCTCTGCTTTCTCAGTGCCTTGCCAATTGGCGGCTTCGCGCCAGCCACCCAGCCCGGCGCTTGGACGGTCCGCGTGATCATTAATGAAAACGTCGCTGGCCAGGCCCGTTTCGTGATCGAAGGCGCAGCCACCAATCTGGCGGCCCGGGTCGTTCAAGTGACGGATCAGGAACTGGTTATCGATGCCACTGGAGCCACCTCGGACACTTCCATCAACATTGCCCGGTATACTCCATCCGGTGGATGGCAGTACATCGCCCCTTTGCTGGCGGAGCATCAGGACGGCAATCGGATCACCGCTCCCATCCCCAAACTCGATGCGGCCGAGTACCTGGTCATTCTGCGCAATCCGGACGGCTCGCAAAGCCCCCCTGTCCGGTTCGTCATCTCCACGGGGGGCGGCTACACCATGCCGATCCTCACCACCGAGCGCTGGCGGATCTCGCAACGTCCCTATGGCTCCTACTCCCATTGGGGCCGCAGCATCCACGCCTACGACATCGCACCCATAGACGCCCGATTCGTCACGGCCATGCGGGGCGGCGTCGTCTCCGCCCACGACCTCGGCCTGGGCCAGACGCCGAACCTACGCATCTTCGGCAACTACATTTCGATTCAACATGATGACGGCGAGTTCTCGCACTACGCCCATCTCCGGACAGGGACATTCCGAGTTCGCACTGGCCAGCGGGTGGAGGCGGGCGATGTCCTGGCCGAGGTCGGTACCAGCGGCTATTCCTTTGGCCGGCATGTCCACGTCCACGTGACGAAGTCCGCGTCGATTTCCGCGCAGAGCATCCCGTTCCGTTTCGAAGACAAGCCGGTCGTTCTTACGAAGGCTGCCACCCCAGGACGACCGCAGGCCAAGCCGGCGGTGCGCCCGCGCTGGAGCGGGGAACTGGGCTTCGCCGAGTGGTGGACGCGCCTCCTGCCAGTCCCTCGTGGAGCCAAGGCGTTGGAGGTCAAACTCGGCTGGGAGGACAAGGCTACCGACTTCGACCTCTATGTCGTCAGCCCCAGCGGACACACCTACCGGCCCGAAGACGAGGCCATCCGCATCGAAGGGCCGGAACCGGGCTCCTGGCGGGTGTCCGTCCAGGCCGTCCGGGGGGCCGGAAACAGCCTATCTTTTTGGGTGGAGCCCTCCACCCGGTAACCCATTGCCAAAATAGGACTTATTAGTCCGATATAGGTGGTTTGGGGTCCGGTCGGCCCCTCCGCGAAGGGGCTTTTCTTGCATCCTATCAACGTATTAGCGACATTCCTGAACGGATTGCCGTATACTGGGGGCAAGGTGACGCATGAAGACCTACGCCCGGTTTACCATTCTCGTGGTCGCAATCGTTGGTACGTTGGCCTGGTTGGCCGCCAGCGGAATTAGCGAGTCAAAGACTTACTACAAAACGATCTCCGAACTGAAACAACTGCCGGGCGGTGAGGGCACCAAACGTGTGCGCGTCACCGGTGATGTCGTGCCCGGCTCCATCCGGCGCGACGGAGAGCGTGTGCACTTCAAGATTGCCGAGAAGGGCCACCCGCAGATCCTGGATGTTGTGTACACCGGCAAGGATCCGCTGCCCGACACCTTCCGTGACAATGCTCAGGCCATGGCCGATGGCAAGCTCCAGTCCGATGGAAGTTTCCAGGCCAGTTCCATTGCCGCCAAGTGTCCCTCTAAGTATGAAGCGGCTCCCGGTGGCAAACCGGCCGCGCAGCCGCTGAACGGCGCCAAACCGCCGTCAATGTCGTAAGACCCCGATCTCAAGGGAGCACACTTCATGGAGACTCTCGGCGCTTTCGCCATTCTACTGGCCTTCTGCCTTGCCATCTACGCTTTCTCGGCGTCACTGGTGGGTTCCATCCGGAAGCGGGCGTTCCTGGTTGTCAGCGGCGAACGCGCGGTGTATGGCGTTTGGATACTGATGACCACGGCTGCCGGCATTCTGGTCTATTCGCTGATGACCAGTGACTTCCGGCTCGCCTATGTGGCCGCCCGCTCGAACCGAGCCATGCCGATGGTCTACAAGTTCGCCGCCTGGTGGGGTGGCCAGGAAGGGTCGCTCCTGCTCTGGTCCTGGCTGCTGTCTACCTTCTCGGTGATGGTCCTGTGGACCAACCGCCACAAGTTCCGCGACATGATGCCTTATGTCATCGCGGTGCTGAGCTTTACGCAAATCTTCTTCTGCACTCTGAATGCGTTCGTCGAGCCGCCTTTCCAGGTGCTAGCCGTTGGCAGGGGTGTCCAGGCGGTTGCCGATGGCAATGGGCTCAATCCCCTGCTGCAGCATCCGGCGATGGCCATCCACCCGCCCATGCTCTATCTCGGCTACGTTGGCTTCATCGTCCCCTTCGCCTTTGCGTTTGCCTCCCTGGTCACGAAACAGCCCGGTGAAAAGTGGATCGCCACCACACGGCGCTGGTCGCTGATTACCTGGGCGTTCCAGTCCACGGGCATCCTCCTGGGTGCCGGCTGGGCCTACGCGGTTCTCGGATGGGGCGGCTACTGGGGTTGGGACCCGGTGGAAAACGCTTCGCTGCTGCCCTGGATCACCGCCACTGCCTTCCTCCACTCCGTGATGATGCAGGAGAAGAAGGGCATGATGAAGGTCTGGAACATGGTCCTCATCGCGTCGACATTCTTTCTGTGCATCTTCGGGACCTTCCTCACACGTTCTGGAGTCGTCTCCAGTGTCCACGCTTTCGCGCAGAGTTCCCTCGGATCGTGGTTCCTCGGCTACCTGGCCATCGCCGTCGGCATTACGACGTTCATGATCATCAAGCGGCTGGACTACCTGAAGTCCGAAGCGCACCTCGAGAGTGTCCTCAGCCGCGAATCCAGCTTCCTGTTCAACAACCTGATCCTGCTTGCTTCCAGCTTCGCCGTGCTGTGGGGCACTTTGTTCCCCGTGCTGACGGAAGCCGTGATGGGCGAGAAAATCACTGTCGGTGCCCCGTTCTTCAATAAGGTAAACATCCCCATCGGCCTGTTCCTGCTGCTGCTCACTGGCGTGGGGCCGCTCATCGCGTGGCGCCGCAGTTCGTGGGATAGCCTGAAGCGCGCGTTCCGCTGGCCCACCATCGCCTTTGCGCTCACCATCGTTGGCCTGGTTGCCTCAGGCATCCAGCACATCTACGCGCTGATCAGTTTCGGGCTCTGCGCCTTCGTAACGGTCACCATCGTGATGGAATTCTGGAAGGGTTCACGCGCCATCGCCATCAAGAACCAGATGAACCTCATCCGCGCCATGGTCGAACTGACGCACCGGAATACGCGGCGCTATGGCGGCTACCTGGTCCATATGGGCATCGTCATCATGTTCATCGGGTTCACCGGCGCGGCCTTCAATAAGGACACGACCCGCGAAGTGAAGATCGGCGAGCACATCCAGCTTGGCAACTACGATCTGCAGGTGAAGCAGGTGTTGGATGGGGACAACCCGAACTATTCATGGCAGCGGGCTGTCATCGGCGCCTCCAAGAATGGCGAGCCCCTGGGCGATTTGACGCCGGAGCGACGAGTCTATGTGTCCAGCCAGCAGCCCACATCCCAGGTCTCCATCCGCCGCCGGCTGAACGAGGACCTCTATCTCAATTTCGCGAGTATGAGCCAGACAGACGCCAATGCGGCCATTATCCAGGTCTACATCTTTCCCCTGGTGAGCTGCATTTGGGTGGGCTTCTATGTACTCTTATTCGGTACGCTCATTTGTCTGGTGCCGAGCAAGGTGAAGTACTCCTACGCTCGAACCGAAGTCGTTGGTGTCTATGCAAAACAAGCTCAGCCTACGAAATAGGATCGTCTTTGCGCTGGTGCTGAGCGCCGCTCTGCTACAGGGGACAGTGCCCCTGACGAACGAGCGCGTGCGGCGGCTGGGTGATCAGATGCAATGCAAGTGCGGCTGCTATGCCAGCATCACGGGCTGCAACATGATCAACTGCCACTTCTCCGACCCGGTTCGTACCCAGTTACTGAAGCTGGTCGATGAAGGCAAGAGTGACGATGCCATCATTGCCGATATGGTCGCCGCCTATGGCAAGGACATCCTGCTGAAGCCGCCGTCCACTGGCTTCTACCTGTTGAGCTGGATGATGCCATTCGTGTGGATCACCGGTGGGCTGGGCGCCATCTATCTCGTTTTGCGCAGCTATCTCAGAAAGCGCCCGGCTGCCGAGGGCCCCGGGCAGATCGTTGTAGAGTCGCCCGACCTGGCTCGCTACCGCGATCGCATTGACAAGGATCTCTCGGACTTGGAATAAAGTGGTCCACGGCTCATGATTTTCGCCGCCTCTATCCTGCTTACAGTGGGTGTTCTTGCTTTCGTATTGTTCGTCCGGCCTCAAGACCTGCCCGAACCCGAAGCCGCTTCGCCCACCCAACATCTAGAAGACCGCAAGGCCGTCATCTACGACAACCTGCGCGACCTCAACTTCGAATACCGCCTGGGCAAGCTCTCCGAGGCGGACTACAACAAGACCAAACTGACGCTGCAGAACGAACTGGCAGGGGTGTTGGCTGAGATCGACCGGGTGATCAAGGGTGTCGCCAAGCCGGCCGCCGCGCCGGTCAAATCCGCCAAAGTCGAGGCTCCAAAAGAGGTGGCCAAATCGCCTGAGCCGCTCGTCTGCCCGCACTGCTCGGCCAAGTTCGACAAGCCGATGAAGTTCTGCGGGGAGTGCGGGAAGTCGATGACGGGAGCCGCCGAATGAAATCCCTTCTGCTTTTCCTCATCGCCCTGCCTCTGGTGGCCGCCATTGACGGTACCGTCGTCAACAAAACCACGGGGAAACCTCAGCCGGGCGTCACCGTGAACCTCACCAAGTTGGGCCAGAACGGCATGGAGCCCGCTGGTTCCGCGAAGTCCGGACCCGACGGCAAGTTCTCGATCGAGGCGCCCGCCGGCTCGGTCCATCTGCTGCAGGCCCTGTATCAAGGTGTCGCCTACAACATGCAGTTGCAGCCGGGTACGCCCACCACTGGGCTGCAGGTGCAGGTCTTCGACTCGCTGCCCAAGCTCAGCGCTGTCGACATGACGCAGCACATGATTCTCGTCGAGTCCGACGGCAAGGAACTGGTGGTGAACGAGAGCGTCATCTTCCAGAACGACAGCCAGACCACGTGGTACGACCCGCGGGCAGGCACGCTGCATTTTACTGCTCCACCCGAAGCGGGCAAGGACGTGAAATCGCGTGTCATCGCTCCCGGGGGCATGCCTGTCGAGCGTGAGCCGAAGCCCATCGGTGGCAAGGGCGAGTATGCCATCGATTTCCCGGTCAAGCCAGGGGAAACCCGCTTCGACATCAGCTACAAAGTGCCCATCAAGGAACCTATGGTCCTGAAGGGCCGCATTTTGCATGATCCTGGCCCGGTGCGCCTCATCGCCCCGCAGGGCATCACGGTGGAAGGCGATGGGCTCTCCTCTCTCGGCGCTGAGCCGCGGACGGGCGCGGCTATCTACGACATCAAGGGTGACGCCTACGCAGTGAAGATCAGTGGGACCGGCACGCTACGCTCGTCGGAATCGGCCGCTCAGCCGGCCGGCGCGGCGCCAGAACAACCCGCGTCCGAGGACGGGCCCACCATCCAGCAGATCATGCCCCCTGGCTACGAGCGGCAGTACAAATGGGCGCTCGGCCTCATCCTGGCCATCCTCGCTCTGAGCTTCGCGGCGCAGTATATGAAGTCCGCGCCCTCCTCCGCCAGGAGCAAGCCGAAGGCATGAAGGCGCTCGCCGTCGAGGGACTTTGGAAATTCTACGGCGACTACGCTGCTCTTCGTGAAGTCGCCTTCGATATCGAGCCGGGCCAATGCGTGGCGCTGCTGGGCCGGAACGGTGCCGGCAAGACCACGCTGATCCGCATTCTGGCCGGCCTCTCCCGCCCCTCGCGCGGCGTCGTCAAAGTATTCGATACCGACTTCCAGAACCGCGCCACGCGCAGCCGCATCGGCATTCTGGGCCACGGCATCGCCATCTACGACGAGCTCTCGGCCTATGAGAATCTGCGGCTCTTCGCCGCCCTCTATGGCCTGGAGAAGCCGGATGCCGCGGCCCATCACTGGCTGGAACGCACAGGTCTGGAGCGCGTGAAGGACAGTCTGGTGCGCGAGTTCTCGCGCGGCATGCGCCAACGTCTGGCCGTGGCGCGGGCCTTTCTGCACAATCCGCAGATGCTCCTGCTGGACGAGCCGTTCACGGCGCTGGACGACCGGGCGATCGCGTTACTCCAGAACCT is a window from the uncultured Paludibaculum sp. genome containing:
- a CDS encoding DinB family protein; this translates as MKSHRLWSSSAHQMLRGTAVIALALTAIPASADLSDSDRQAGLAQLERTRHDVIEATKGLSDAQLKFKAGPDRWSIGEVLEHIALSEGFFLETITKKIMQAPAGKPDRDIKAGDKLVLAAIVDRSHKAQAPGPLTPTGRWSPRESTDQFLKARARTAEFLRSTEGLRDHVVDSPIGQPLDAYQWVLFSSAHSERHTRQILEVKADPNFPAK
- a CDS encoding RsbRD N-terminal domain-containing protein, with product MVSARLIHQIEDHWEAISGHFLRLLRSSHGLSHISQLPESEITETCRRLLHNLGNYLVSAQHEDELALHYERVGRERYREGVPLSQALRTVQLMKDATLDFIRDEALVQTSVDLYAEEELEHRLGRFFDLLIYHLARGYEEACARK
- the pnp gene encoding polyribonucleotide nucleotidyltransferase yields the protein MTHSVEIDLGGRLLTLETGKLAKQAHGAVVVKSGDTVVLCTACSNSEPKPNAAFFPLTVDYREYTYAAGRIPGGYLKREGRPSDREILTSRLIDRPIRPLFPEGYTCETQVIGMVLSAAPDTDPATMAITGAAAALAISNIPFEHVLAGLRVANVNGEFIPYPSYEQQKAAKLNIVVAGTESGIVMVEAGATEASEEEVLAAIEYGHECCRKIIAGIKELVAKCGQTKRVFTPAARNAEVYTKIEALVKDRLSDALDTKKYGKTESYSKVHDLAAEAIALFTEDADKTEAKICFETLREKIFRYEMLELRQRPDRRAMDEIRNISIEVGVLPRVHGSALFTRGETQALVNTTLGTKEDEQRMESLNLQETSKKLMLHYNFPPFSVGEVGFMRGPGRREVGHGALAERSIIPVIPPEADFPYTLRIVSDILESNGSSSMATVCGASLSLMDAGVKLKAPVAGIAMGLVKEGDKYAILTDIAGAEDHYGDMDFKVAGTRAGITGLQMDIKVPNVSTAIMKEALAQAREARLFILGKMEEALPESRPEMSIYAPRIYTVTVPTDKIREIIGPGGKVIRGIIEQTGVKIDVHDDGTVNIFASDGESAKKAIQMVTDIAAVAEIGKTYLGKVVRIAEFGAFVEIFPGTDGLLHISEISENRVANVRDELNEGDQILVKVLAQEGNKIKLSRKAVLREQREKLKGPGADGAAPAAEGAPVATAPSGDRPPRERSDRGDRGPRRDRGDRRR
- a CDS encoding cytochrome c maturation protein CcmE; translated protein: MKTYARFTILVVAIVGTLAWLAASGISESKTYYKTISELKQLPGGEGTKRVRVTGDVVPGSIRRDGERVHFKIAEKGHPQILDVVYTGKDPLPDTFRDNAQAMADGKLQSDGSFQASSIAAKCPSKYEAAPGGKPAAQPLNGAKPPSMS
- a CDS encoding DUF1579 domain-containing protein, coding for MKTQMEHEWLHKLIGEWQYEVEATMAPGQPPAQSKGSEVVRSIGGLWAVAEGEGDMPGCGPATSVMTLGFDSRTKRFVGTWIGSMMTHLWIYDGELNAAGNTLTLESEGPAMKDQSQLARYRDVMGFVSNDHRTLTSQVLEDDGTWRAFMLANYRRA
- the rpsO gene encoding 30S ribosomal protein S15 produces the protein MALAAEAKTNTITKYRVHKTDTGSPEVQIALLSQNILLLTEHFKTHKKDHHSRRGLLIMVARRRRLLDYLKSRNPERYKALILSLGIRR
- a CDS encoding M23 family metallopeptidase, whose amino-acid sequence is MLLRAGNAAGVLITLKIVRPSADIARVRTALFTLLLLPFPIQAASVSDLRLGSLASESACSITKSSTRFSADSQQAFVQFNARGVHAGDQLRIDWVNPGGSVSSSVPYEALPAAANLCFLSALPIGGFAPATQPGAWTVRVIINENVAGQARFVIEGAATNLAARVVQVTDQELVIDATGATSDTSINIARYTPSGGWQYIAPLLAEHQDGNRITAPIPKLDAAEYLVILRNPDGSQSPPVRFVISTGGGYTMPILTTERWRISQRPYGSYSHWGRSIHAYDIAPIDARFVTAMRGGVVSAHDLGLGQTPNLRIFGNYISIQHDDGEFSHYAHLRTGTFRVRTGQRVEAGDVLAEVGTSGYSFGRHVHVHVTKSASISAQSIPFRFEDKPVVLTKAATPGRPQAKPAVRPRWSGELGFAEWWTRLLPVPRGAKALEVKLGWEDKATDFDLYVVSPSGHTYRPEDEAIRIEGPEPGSWRVSVQAVRGAGNSLSFWVEPSTR
- a CDS encoding heme lyase CcmF/NrfE family subunit, which translates into the protein METLGAFAILLAFCLAIYAFSASLVGSIRKRAFLVVSGERAVYGVWILMTTAAGILVYSLMTSDFRLAYVAARSNRAMPMVYKFAAWWGGQEGSLLLWSWLLSTFSVMVLWTNRHKFRDMMPYVIAVLSFTQIFFCTLNAFVEPPFQVLAVGRGVQAVADGNGLNPLLQHPAMAIHPPMLYLGYVGFIVPFAFAFASLVTKQPGEKWIATTRRWSLITWAFQSTGILLGAGWAYAVLGWGGYWGWDPVENASLLPWITATAFLHSVMMQEKKGMMKVWNMVLIASTFFLCIFGTFLTRSGVVSSVHAFAQSSLGSWFLGYLAIAVGITTFMIIKRLDYLKSEAHLESVLSRESSFLFNNLILLASSFAVLWGTLFPVLTEAVMGEKITVGAPFFNKVNIPIGLFLLLLTGVGPLIAWRRSSWDSLKRAFRWPTIAFALTIVGLVASGIQHIYALISFGLCAFVTVTIVMEFWKGSRAIAIKNQMNLIRAMVELTHRNTRRYGGYLVHMGIVIMFIGFTGAAFNKDTTREVKIGEHIQLGNYDLQVKQVLDGDNPNYSWQRAVIGASKNGEPLGDLTPERRVYVSSQQPTSQVSIRRRLNEDLYLNFASMSQTDANAAIIQVYIFPLVSCIWVGFYVLLFGTLICLVPSKVKYSYARTEVVGVYAKQAQPTK
- a CDS encoding carboxypeptidase-like regulatory domain-containing protein, with translation MKSLLLFLIALPLVAAIDGTVVNKTTGKPQPGVTVNLTKLGQNGMEPAGSAKSGPDGKFSIEAPAGSVHLLQALYQGVAYNMQLQPGTPTTGLQVQVFDSLPKLSAVDMTQHMILVESDGKELVVNESVIFQNDSQTTWYDPRAGTLHFTAPPEAGKDVKSRVIAPGGMPVEREPKPIGGKGEYAIDFPVKPGETRFDISYKVPIKEPMVLKGRILHDPGPVRLIAPQGITVEGDGLSSLGAEPRTGAAIYDIKGDAYAVKISGTGTLRSSESAAQPAGAAPEQPASEDGPTIQQIMPPGYERQYKWALGLILAILALSFAAQYMKSAPSSARSKPKA
- a CDS encoding cytochrome c-type biogenesis protein CcmH, with protein sequence MQNKLSLRNRIVFALVLSAALLQGTVPLTNERVRRLGDQMQCKCGCYASITGCNMINCHFSDPVRTQLLKLVDEGKSDDAIIADMVAAYGKDILLKPPSTGFYLLSWMMPFVWITGGLGAIYLVLRSYLRKRPAAEGPGQIVVESPDLARYRDRIDKDLSDLE
- the ccmA gene encoding heme ABC exporter ATP-binding protein CcmA, with the translated sequence MKALAVEGLWKFYGDYAALREVAFDIEPGQCVALLGRNGAGKTTLIRILAGLSRPSRGVVKVFDTDFQNRATRSRIGILGHGIAIYDELSAYENLRLFAALYGLEKPDAAAHHWLERTGLERVKDSLVREFSRGMRQRLAVARAFLHNPQMLLLDEPFTALDDRAIALLQNLLRDALKEGRTVLMSTHQLREALELATHVVLINRGKMAHRGLRTQEMLDDPGYLYRTYGEA